A window of Periophthalmus magnuspinnatus isolate fPerMag1 chromosome 21, fPerMag1.2.pri, whole genome shotgun sequence genomic DNA:
AATCGGTTGTTCTCACAGCTgtttaacctttgacctgtttaacctttgacctgtttaacctttgacctgtttaacccctccctctcctgtcccaGAGCTCACTCATGAGTTTCTACAGATTCTGGAGAAAACGCCGAGTCGCCTCAAGAGGATCCGAAACTGGAGGGTGAGACGCCAACGTTACATCATCTCAACCGACGACGTCACGCCCGACCCGCGGCGTCACACCCGACCCGCGGCGTCACACCCGACCCGCGGCGTCACACCCGACCCGCGGCGTCACACCCgactttctctttctttattgtttatttgtcagggcccatgtacaaattcatgaaatctcacaaaagaaaagacgatttgtaccagatttagctacagcGACTTTCCATCTGCCCCCGGGCCCCCGGGGTGGGTGCTGGCCCCCCGGGGTGGGTGCTGGCCCCCCGGGGCGGGTGCTGGCCCCCCGGGGCGGGTGCTGGCCCCCCGGGGCGGGTGCTGGCCCCCCGGGGCGGGTGCTGGCCCCCCGGGCCCCGGGGCGGGTGCTGGCCCCCGGGCCCCGGGGCGGGTGCTGGCCCCCGGGCCCCGGGGCGGGTGCTGGCCCCCGGGCGGGTGCTGGCCCCGGGGCCCCGGGGCGGGtgaacagttcatcattaacattcgCAGTTAAACACAAAATGTCCCCATGGTCAGTCCAGTCCTTTAGTCCAAACAGATTTAAAACTCGTACAGTGCAGGTTTTTGCacctgtccacagggggcgctacagcggcgctttgttgtgacgtttatggcgacatcGACAGTTTTGTAACACAGAACTCAGTGTTTCtttatgaagtggttttagatgaaaattgtgatttaaaatgtgtaaattataacagagatgagaaccatatagACTCATTACGTACGTCACAATAAAAGTTCGTAAAAGTCATTGGGTCAAAGTTCGTCTCTTTTCAGGCGACTCAAGCTGCTAAAAAGCCTCGCGCCGACGGCTCCGCCGCCCCAGACGCCTCCGCTCTCCCTGGGCCTTCTCTGCTGCAGCACCAGCCTCTGCTCCACCGAGAACCGGGGGCTAACACGCTACCTCCAGCCGCGCTAGCTACGACCTCGACGGCTAACGCGCTAGCTCCCGCCGCCTCCTCCGCGCCGGCCGtgccctccacctcctctgcccctcaccCCCCCGCAGACTGGCACATCCACCCGCTCCACCCGCCCGGTCTCAGGTCAGAACCGAACACGAGCGGAAAGGACTCCAGTCAGACGCACAAGCTGGACCGCTCCCGAGAGAAGCTAAAGACGGACACGCCAGCGGAGGGGGCGGAGCCTGGCAGCCACAaagggaaggagaagagaggaggagaaagaggagagagaggggtggagaggagGGACAAAGAAGGAGATattaagagagagaaaaaacatggCGACAAAGGGAGGCGAGCGAGCGGTCAGAGGGAGGAGCCAAAGCTGAACTTCAGGCCGGAGGGCGGAGCTTCGTCTGACGAGAGCGGCAGAGGTTTGAACCACAGGGGGGCGCCGCTCAGTCCTCTGGGAGACAGCGGGAGTGGCCACGAGAgcggagagagggacggagggggACGGAAGAGGAGTCGCCCGGAGCCAAACCCCAACCCTCACCCCGGCAACCCGCCCCACCCTCAATCCAGCGGCGGGTACAAGAGCGCCAAGGCGTACAGGACCGCCCACAGCCCGGCAGGTGAGGCCCACAGACGCTGTAGGGCGCGTGACGTCCGCCGCGGCGCTCGGCTCCGAACGAGGCTCATCCGGGCTCGCAGTGATGGCGGCtaaatctggagccgagttctgaGCGCGAGCGTCACGGCAACGAAACGTGATTGGCcgatagaatgttgtgacgtcatgtgaAACGCCGCGTGAGTCATtctaatgtgtgtgtttccacGGTGACAGGTGGACTGAGGGCGGCGCACCTCTTCTCTTCCGGCGAGTCTCCGAGGGACGTGGGCGAACACCGGCACTAACGCCTCCGCAGCCTCCTCAAACCTCCAGAACAGACGCCCCGCCAACGTGTCCCCCGCCGTGTCCCCCGACGTGTCCCCGACATGTCCCCTGACGCCCCGACTCCCCCAAATGTGTCCCCCCAATGTCCCCCATCGTCAGCGAGTTCTGCCCTGAGTTTCCTTTTGTGGCTCTTTTGTTTTGGAGCAGAGATGATCTTTGTTTTGTGCCTGGACTCTCGgttgtgttcagatgtttgGTTTTGGCGTCTTTGCTCCTTCATCTTCATGTTTGAGTTGAAAGGGAGGAGCAGTGTTTACACTTCCACGGGCGTCCTCACGGTGGCGCTGTTGCtgctttttgtgtgtatatagagACTTTTCCGGATCATTCCTGGACTCTGAGCGTGCCTTTCCAATGTGCTTTGgaatcataaaaataaagccATGTTCCAAATGTCCCCAGATCTCAGCCTGGATTTATCTGCcaaggactggaccgggactggaccgaggactggactggaccgaggactggactggaccgggactggacctggactggaccaggactggactgaggactggaccgggactggaccgaggactggaccgggactggactgggactggaccgggactggaccgggactggactggggactggactggaccgggactggaccgggactggaccgaggactggaccgggactggaccgaggACTGGAccgaggactggaccgggactggaccgggactggaccaggactggactcaGGACTGGCCCGGGACTGCACtgaggactggacctggactggaccgaggactggacctggactggactcaggactggaccgggactggaccgaggactggactggaccgaggactggactggaccgggactggacctggactggaccaggactggactgaggactggaccgggactggaccgaggactggaccgggactggactgggactggaccgggactggaccgggactggactggggactggactggaccgggactggaccgggactggaccgaggactggaccgggactggaccgaggACTGGAccgaggactggaccgggactggaccgggactggaccaggactggactcaGGACTGGCCCGGGACTGCACtgaggactggacctggactggaccgaggactggacctggactggactcagGACTGGCCCGGGACTGCACtgaggactggacctggactggaccgaggactggacctggactgggact
This region includes:
- the LOC117389054 gene encoding cyclin-T2-like, which produces MAAARGAHGGAPAPAPAPAPAPAHGPAPAPAHGPAAAHVPGPRWFFSREQLHHTPSRRFGVEPDRELSYRQQAANLIQDMGQRLNVSQLTINTAIVYMHRFYMQHSFTKFHRNTMAPTVLFLAAKVEEQPRKLEHVMKVAHACLNPTEPPLDTKSNVYLQQAQELVVLESIVLQTLGFDITIDHPHTDVVKCTQLVRASKDLAQTSYFMATNSLHLTTFCLQHRPTVIACVCIHLACKWSNWEIPVSTDGKHWWEYVDPTVTIQLLDELTHEFLQILEKTPSRLKRIRNWRATQAAKKPRADGSAAPDASALPGPSLLQHQPLLHREPGANTLPPAALATTSTANALAPAASSAPAVPSTSSAPHPPADWHIHPLHPPGLRSEPNTSGKDSSQTHKLDRSREKLKTDTPAEGAEPGSHKGKEKRGGERGERGVERRDKEGDIKREKKHGDKGRRASGQREEPKLNFRPEGGASSDESGRGLNHRGAPLSPLGDSGSGHESGERDGGGRKRSRPEPNPNPHPGNPPHPQSSGGYKSAKAYRTAHSPAGGLRAAHLFSSGESPRDVGEHRH